GAATAGCTGATCTTACTCAAGAATCACTTGCTTTGCATGAGATGGTGGCATCAAGTGGTGGGGATCCAGGGGCACGCATTGAGAAAATGTCAATGTTATTGAAGAAGATAAAGGATTTCGTGCAAATAGAAAATCTAGTCAAGGATGATAATTTAGGAGGAAAAGGCATTTTCTCAAAAGTCTATGGACTTGGGACAAATGAAAAGAGTCATCAAGCTCCTGTTATCCCTGATGATTTTCGATGTCCGATTTCCCTGGAATTAATGAAGGACCCTGTCATTGTTTCAACGGGACAGGTATGTACATTATATGATGCTCCCTGACAGCTAAATTGCAAATAATGTGCAGTTGGCAATTATCCTTCTTGACTTGGCAAATTGAAATATAAGATGATTCCTTTATGTGTGCTTGAAAGTAAAAATGCCACTAATGGCACCGTGTTCtagcacaattttgttaagATATCTAATACTTTTTCTGGATAAGGATTGTCTAATTTTACTCATTAACGTGAGTGGGTCATGTTATGTTAAAGAAAGACgtgaaatcaaaattaatggtccctactttattttaaaatcctctttaaaaaaaatattttaaaattcttaggCTATTGAGCATCACATTACTTGGACGGATTGCATTATGTACAATTGTTTTGTATATTTATGGATCGCTGTGAAACATAAATCTTGGTTGAACTTGGAAACTTGGTAGAGAAACTGAAGGCTTTTCTAGATTACACCCTTCTAATTGACCTATTGACCTATGCAATACATTTGCTAATGCTGATTTCTGTTCACACTATTGACATTTTACTGCTGCTTCTGACTTGTTTTGTTAATAATGTCACATTGCCCACTCAAATACATCTTGTTCTCATCTGCAGACTTATGAGCGTACTTGTATTGAGAAGTGGTTGCAAGCAGGGCATGGAACCTGCCCCAAAACACAGCAGACTCTCACTAGTACTGTTCTCACGCCTAACTATGTATTGCGAAGCCTCATAGCACAATGGTGTGAAGCCAATGGCATAGAGCCACCAAAACGACCTAGTGGTTCACAACCTAGTAAATCAGCATCAGCCTACTCACCCGCTGAGCAAAGTAAGATTGGAAGTCTTCTCCAAAAGCTCATATCTGTCAGTCCTGAAGACCAGAGATCAGCTGCAGGTGAGATCCGCCTTCTTGCAAAGCGCAATGCTGATAACCGCGTTGCCATTGCTGAAGCTGGTGCAATACCTCTCCTTGTCAGTCTCTTGTCTGTGCCTGACTCCCGCACTCAAGAACATGCTGTGACAGCGCTCCTGAATCTTTCCATATACGAAAATAACAAAGGAAGTATTGTTTCTTCAGGAGCAGTTCCAGGTATAGTTCATGTGCTGAAGAAGGGAAGCATGGAAGCTCGGGAAAATGCAGCTGCAACACTTTTCAGCCTTTCAGTTATAGATGAAAACAAGGTTACAATTGGGTCTTTAGGAGCCATACCACCACTGGTGACACTGCTAAGTGAGGGTAGCCAAAGGGGTAAGAAAGATGCTGCAACAGCACTCTTCAATTTGTGCATTTACCAGGGCAACAAGGGAAAGGCAGTGAGGGCTGGCGTTATTCCCACACTGATGCGACTACTGACCGAACCTAGCGGGGGAATGGTGGATGAAGCATTAGCTATTTTGGCAATATTGGCCAGCCATCCTGAAGGGAAGGTTACTATTAGAGCTTCAGAGGCAGTGCCAGTGTTAGTAGAGTTTATTGGGAATGGCTCCCCAAGGAACAAAGAGAATGCTGCTGCTGTTTTAGTTCACCTCTGTTCTGGAGATCAACAATATCTAGCACAGGCCCAAGAGCTGGGGGTGATGGGTCCACTGTTGGAATTGGCTCAAAATGGAACAGACAGAGGCAAAAGAAAGGCTGGACAATTGCTAGAGCGTATGAGCAGGCTAGTTGAGCAACAGCAGGAAGTTCCAACACAAACTGAAACTCAAGCTCAGAACGAGGATACCGAACCACCTTTGATTACTAACCCCGATGATTCCTAAGATGTCTTGTTATaccttgttttcattttgcctttttgttcttttaaaagTGTTGAAAGAAGCAtctgtttggaggaaagggtgGAAGATCACCTTCCTACTCCATaagttatttgtttgtttgtgtgaTATTCAGAGATGCAATGCAAAAACTTGTGAAAGTGGGCAAGAAGAAATCGAATCAAATGGGCAAGCCTGACGTGGAAAAATGTATAATTGTAACATGTACTATATTCTAATCATCCTCAGATTTTAATGAAGAGATGTTTTGTTTATTCGTACCGCATCAGATGATGTTAGAGATGTTATAACAGTATAAAGTCAATCATTTGTCTTTTTTAACCTAGAAATTTATCCTTTCGAAAATGTTAGTTCGCGACGTCATATTAGAGTTATTATGATCAAGTGATTTGAAGTTGAATTCTTGTCATTCCAACTCTTCTATTTAATGATTAGTTGAAATAAAAAGACAAGGTATGGTGTGCAACGCATAAAACAGTTCAATATGGTGTGCAACACATAAAACATTTAATGACCAATGCAACATGGGGGAAGATACAGGCCTGGATCAGATAATTATCTTTCCTTTTGCTTGTTGGTATTTGTGGAACGGACGTAATGATTGCTGTTTAACAGGGAAGAAAAAACTACGTACTGGacatcatgtttttattttggtcaAAACTAGGTGTCTGATTCAAGGATAACACGAGTAAGGACTAAACTGAGTCAATTTTGTTTGGGTAAAAGCAGCCACTCAAGTAGTTTGAATTTTTGGCGTCATTGGTATTTAGTGGAATGGACGTAATAATGGCACAAGTTCCTTTTTCACAGTCAGTAGCAGCAGCAGTCGAACTTCTTAGTTAATCACACCAAATATTTTCAAGTTAATCAATTAACTTTTAAACTTTACTTTCATAACTTATAAGATATCtgctttgttttaaaaaaatataaatgttataggTAGCTTCTGCATCAACATTGGTATATCCACGGCATTTGTAGCTGATTTATGGGGTGCTATTTTGGCCATTGAAACAGCTTGGCAGAAAGGTTGGTTTCAATTTAGGCTTGAAACGGATTCAACATTAGTTGTCGTATCCTTCTCCAAGCCTTCTCTTGTTCCCTGAAAGCTTAGAGATCGCTGGTTGAACAGTCTTTTTTTGACATCTCAAATGCATTTTCGTGTTTCTCACATATGCAAGAAAGGTAACGTTTGCGCTGATAAGTTAGCTAACTATGGTCTTAGAGTTAATTCCTTTAGTCGGTGGGATTCAATCCCATCCTTTTGAATAGCTGATTATATGTACAATAGGTTAGATAGACCTAACTACATGTTTTGTTGATCTTGTATCTGTCAATGGATCTAGGTACGGTCCTCCCATTCTCTTTTGCTTTTCATTTTGATCCTTAATGTATTTTGGGCTTGATGAGGGTGTTTAAGAGGTGGATACCAACCTAGTTGGGATGCATTCTCTTATTCATGATTGCAGCTTgccttttcaatatatatatatatatatatatatatatatatatatatatatgttttagtcttttctttttattttaaaattattaacattttacaaattttatgtcTCATTAATACTGGATTCAAAAATTAATGAGACATAGAGTTAATGCAAATAATATTGGATGGTAACcattttcttttaagaaaataaaagttaaatgtaTGACCTTTCACAAATAAGAAATTGACTCATAATGTCATAAGagtaattaataaatacaaagcccttttaattttctaataatttatttcttacaaGGCCTAGCTAGTCAAGCCATCTTTTCCATAAAAGTCCCAAACATTCGAGTTTGTAGAAGCATTAAGTGGTATTTAAACGTTCGTAATCAAATTTGAGCGTTTTCACGGTATGATATGCATTCCAATCTAGCTAGTTTTGCAATTCACGCACTTAGATTTACTTGGATTATTACAAGTTCCTCAATATATTTTTCGCTCCCATACGATTTCTAGCTCTAATCTAAAAGATGCCACGCTTCATTTTGGCAATTTGCAGCTAAAAATCTAGTTCTTAAATCCACCAAATTGATATATTCCTACTTTGCCAATTCGGTGTCGTTTTCCTGTGATTTGGTGCACCTTTCGGTTTTCGAGGGATTCGTCTTCAAGATCAAAATTTGATGCTCTCCGATTCTGTTTCTCCGAAAGTGATGGTGCCTTCCTGTTTGGTGCATTTTCaatgttattttcgtaattCCATGctcaaaagtattttcattAACATttctataaatatgaaaaaacattTATGCGGAGAGGTAAAtccttaaaatgaatttcagttttgaaaaattatttcttagtTCTATGTTGAAGGATCAGggtttaaaaaaagtaattttggtTAACAgtattcacaaacaaattttaCCCCTACAAAAGCACATTTTGATTTAACATTAGTGTTTCTAGCATATATTCTACCCAAAAGctattacaaataatttattctgACATATTTTACTTCCATTGCTCCCTCTGATACCGACATTTCAATAATGCATGCATCAAGATATTTAAGTATGATATACCTACGTACATATGGTATTTAGGTATAAGTATGAAAGATTGATCGTGACATAGTATATACTTTCGTTTCAGTTTTGAATTCACTATTATAAGGGaactgattatatatatatatatatatatatatatatatatatatatatatatatatatatatatatatatatatatatatataagctattGATGGTTGGAGAGGTCCCCACGCAtatgtaaaaagaaaaggaaagggaaAGAAAACAGAGAAATAGAAGAAGGGGAAAAGGAATATAAGAAGATGCAAATGATAGAAGGTAATGAAGATGGTGAAAGTAAAGTAAGACAAAGGAAGCATATGTTAGGGGCCCTTTTAATTTGAGGCTTGCCACCCATATAGATAaacgtatgttttttttttttcttacaaaggATCAATTATATATGCTTGTAAGCACTGTTCAAAGACAATAAAAGTCCAGAGTTGCAGTTCACACCATTCCAtgaagcatgcatgaatttctGAGCCCTTCGTTCGTACCGTAGCAGAGAAACTCTGCAGATTTAACCCACACTGCTCCTTGCTaccttcttttcctttaactCTCGCAATATGTTTGATGTTTCTTCTTTGAGACCAACACACACCGACATTTTTGGAATCTGGGTGACCATTTACTACCTAGGTCCAAAGACACGGAGAGAGCTTTTGTCTGTGTTAGTCttttgttgcttttttttttttcgtttttgaaAGGTAGCAATATTGGTCCTTACAAAAGTTATCATCACCTCAATGATCGATGCccactttttttaattagataattCATTCATCAATTCCTGGTGGgattataataataaagtttGTAATTATTAGCGGGGAAGATCTTTGTGGACTGTGTTTGTTCAATTTGCGAATGGCAACATCGATCACTCCAAAGAGGCATATAGGGATAATGAGAAATGACCCCAACACTTAGAAAAAGTTCACACTTATTTTGACCGTAGAATCtctactttttcttttccctttcgcATTCAAGTGCGTAATTGAACATGGCCCAAAGGGAATTTCATAATTAACAATCAATGTTTGTATCTTGCATCATTCTGCTGAAGAAGTTCTAGAACAGTCACTTAGCTCAGTTTGGTCGAATATAGAATTGCATGATTTTGAGTGAGGCTTTGGCGTCTTCTTACCAATGGTTACATTTGGCTTCCACTTTCAACCTCATCAAATCAACAAACACACATGTGCAACGTCCCATCTTATGAATCTAATAGATAATTATAACATCTTATGTTTGACCCTTGACTCATGTCTAATGTCTAatgtttattaaaatttctccCTCTTCGCCATTTCCCCTCCACTTCACGCACGTTCTTGTTTCTTACATGTAACcaaattatttgtttgatttCATTTCTTATATGTACTTTTCATGTCTTGTAgtttaaaattgttaattaattcgAAGACATAAAtagattatttaatttctatcctTGTTATAGAAATTGTATATGtgaaaaaagatttaaatattttcacgTTAGTGATTAACATAACAATGTCATGGTAAAGAAAGACACCAAAATTAGATTAATGTAACTTAAATAATGCATGAAAAGTTCTATTGTAATTATTTTGTATCTATGGCATGTATCATCACgttaattattaacataaaaaaaatcttgatggAAAAAAATTACTCAATTCTATTATGCTAAAAGTACGATATGAAGAGCTTTGTCGGAAACAAAATTTACCACGATTGAGGAAAAGTAAAGAGTAGCTCCAGTACATTAAATAACTGTCGCAC
Above is a window of Glycine soja cultivar W05 chromosome 12, ASM419377v2, whole genome shotgun sequence DNA encoding:
- the LOC114377903 gene encoding U-box domain-containing protein 13-like, coding for MEGENASNKVIELVNEIASISDYRPPVKKQYCNLARRLKLLIPMFEEIRDMNKDALPDNTSNAVLAFKEALESAMELLRFGSEGSKLYLVLERDEIMNKFYKVTAQLEQSLGGISYDKLDISDEVKEQVELVLAQFRRAKGRVDEPDVRLYEDMLSVYNNSSDAATDPSVLSQLAEKLKLMGIADLTQESLALHEMVASSGGDPGARIEKMSMLLKKIKDFVQIENLVKDDNLGGKGIFSKVYGLGTNEKSHQAPVIPDDFRCPISLELMKDPVIVSTGQTYERTCIEKWLQAGHGTCPKTQQTLTSTVLTPNYVLRSLIAQWCEANGIEPPKRPSGSQPSKSASAYSPAEQSKIGSLLQKLISVSPEDQRSAAGEIRLLAKRNADNRVAIAEAGAIPLLVSLLSVPDSRTQEHAVTALLNLSIYENNKGSIVSSGAVPGIVHVLKKGSMEARENAAATLFSLSVIDENKVTIGSLGAIPPLVTLLSEGSQRGKKDAATALFNLCIYQGNKGKAVRAGVIPTLMRLLTEPSGGMVDEALAILAILASHPEGKVTIRASEAVPVLVEFIGNGSPRNKENAAAVLVHLCSGDQQYLAQAQELGVMGPLLELAQNGTDRGKRKAGQLLERMSRLVEQQQEVPTQTETQAQNEDTEPPLITNPDDS